From a single Halovulum dunhuangense genomic region:
- a CDS encoding ABC transporter ATP-binding protein, producing the protein MSEPLLNVSDLHAWYGESHILHGVNMHVNQGETICILGRNGMGKTTTLRTVMGILRKRTGEIRFAGHDLMATPLHRTAHTGLGFVPEERGIFATLNVDENLMLPPKVAEGGMSVDEIYKLFPNLKERRNSPGTKLSGGEQQMLAIARILRTGARCLLLDEPTEGLAPVIIDAIGEVLTELKSRGMTVVLVEQNFRFASRVADRFYLMDHGQMVMEFPVSEMEVRREELNQALGV; encoded by the coding sequence ATGAGCGAGCCGCTTCTGAACGTCTCGGACCTGCATGCGTGGTATGGCGAAAGCCATATCCTGCACGGCGTGAACATGCATGTGAACCAGGGCGAGACGATCTGCATTCTCGGGCGCAACGGCATGGGCAAGACGACCACGTTGCGTACCGTCATGGGCATCCTGCGCAAGCGCACCGGCGAGATCCGGTTCGCGGGGCACGATCTGATGGCGACGCCGCTGCACCGCACGGCGCATACGGGTCTGGGTTTCGTGCCCGAGGAGCGCGGCATCTTCGCCACGCTGAACGTGGACGAGAACCTGATGCTGCCGCCGAAGGTCGCCGAGGGCGGCATGTCGGTGGACGAGATCTACAAGCTGTTCCCCAACCTCAAGGAGCGGCGCAACAGCCCCGGCACCAAGCTGTCGGGCGGCGAGCAGCAGATGCTGGCGATCGCGCGCATCCTGCGCACCGGCGCCCGCTGCCTGCTGCTGGACGAGCCGACCGAGGGCCTGGCCCCGGTCATCATCGACGCCATCGGCGAGGTGCTGACCGAACTGAAAAGCCGCGGCATGACCGTGGTGCTGGTGGAACAGAACTTCCGCTTCGCCAGCAGGGTCGCGGACCGCTTCTACCTGATGGATCACGGACAGATGGTCATGGAATTCCCCGTGAGCGAGATGGAAGTCCGCCGCGAGGAACTGAACCAGGCGCTGGGGGTCTGA
- a CDS encoding ABC transporter ATP-binding protein has product MNANPVSKQDQPRVVLSARGLGKDFSGFTAVNNVDLDVHHARIHALIGPNGAGKTTVFNLLTKFLQPTRGNITLLGTDITSMKPDRVARMGLVRSFQISAVFPHLTVLENVRVALQRPNNLATQFWLPLSSLDRLNGRADVLIDELGLTEYRDTRAADLSYGRKRVLEIATTLALDPEVLLLDEPMAGMGREDVKMVAGIIRDVAQHRAVLMVEHNLSVVADICDHVTVLARGEIIAEGDYRSVADDPVVRTAYMGSEA; this is encoded by the coding sequence ATGAACGCAAATCCTGTGAGCAAGCAGGACCAGCCGCGGGTGGTGCTATCCGCCCGCGGCCTTGGCAAGGATTTCTCGGGCTTCACCGCCGTCAACAACGTGGACCTGGACGTGCACCATGCGCGCATCCACGCGCTGATCGGGCCGAACGGCGCCGGCAAGACGACGGTGTTCAACCTGCTGACCAAGTTCCTGCAACCGACCCGGGGCAACATCACGCTGCTCGGGACGGACATCACCAGCATGAAACCCGACCGCGTGGCCCGGATGGGCCTTGTCCGGTCCTTCCAGATTTCCGCCGTGTTCCCGCATCTGACGGTGCTCGAGAACGTGCGCGTGGCGCTGCAGCGCCCGAACAACCTGGCCACGCAGTTCTGGCTGCCGCTGTCCTCTCTCGACCGGCTGAACGGTCGCGCGGACGTGCTGATCGATGAACTGGGCCTGACCGAATACCGCGATACCCGCGCAGCGGACCTGTCCTATGGCCGCAAGCGCGTGCTGGAGATCGCGACCACGCTTGCGCTCGATCCCGAGGTGCTGCTGCTCGATGAGCCGATGGCCGGCATGGGCCGCGAGGATGTGAAGATGGTCGCCGGCATCATCCGCGACGTGGCGCAGCACCGCGCCGTCCTGATGGTCGAGCACAACCTGTCGGTCGTGGCAGACATCTGCGATCATGTGACCGTTCTGGCCCGGGGCGAGATCATCGCCGAGGGGGACTATCGGTCCGTCGCAGACGACCCGGTCGTGCGCACCGCCTACATGGGGAGCGAGGCATGA
- a CDS encoding ABC transporter substrate-binding protein codes for MRKLLMSAAAIGALATPALAQVSDDVVKIGILNDQSGVYANFGGRYSYEAALMAVEDFGGTVLGAPIEVVTADHQNKPDVASNIARQWYDTEQVDSIMELTTSSVALAVQALSRDAGKITITTGAATTELTGAQCSPYGFHWVYDTHALAVGTGGALVEQGGDTWYFLTADYAFGYSLEENTGNFVKAQGGEVLGSVRHPLASNDFSSFLLQAQASGAKVIGLANAGADTQNAIKQAAEFGIVQGGQRLAALLFTLAEVHGLGAEAAQGLTLTESFYWNRTDDSRAFAERFFERTGAMPNMVHAGTYSAVAQYLKSVEAAGTDATEAVSAKLHELPVSDLFAENGTVAPNGRMIKDVYLMEVKAPDQITTPWDYYNVLATIPGDVAYINPAESGCPLVTQ; via the coding sequence ATGCGTAAATTGCTCATGTCCGCTGCGGCGATCGGGGCGCTCGCCACGCCCGCCCTGGCGCAGGTCAGCGACGATGTCGTCAAGATCGGCATCCTGAACGACCAGTCCGGCGTCTATGCCAACTTCGGCGGTCGCTACTCCTACGAGGCGGCGCTGATGGCCGTCGAGGATTTCGGGGGCACCGTTCTGGGCGCGCCGATCGAAGTCGTGACCGCCGACCACCAGAACAAGCCCGACGTGGCGTCGAACATCGCCCGCCAGTGGTACGACACCGAGCAGGTCGACAGCATCATGGAGCTGACCACCTCGTCCGTGGCGCTCGCGGTGCAGGCGCTGTCGCGCGATGCCGGCAAGATCACCATCACCACCGGCGCGGCCACGACCGAGCTGACCGGCGCGCAGTGCTCGCCCTACGGCTTCCACTGGGTCTATGACACCCACGCGCTGGCCGTGGGCACCGGCGGCGCGCTGGTGGAGCAGGGCGGCGATACCTGGTACTTCCTGACCGCCGATTACGCCTTCGGCTATTCGCTGGAAGAGAACACCGGCAACTTCGTCAAGGCCCAGGGCGGCGAGGTTCTCGGTTCCGTGCGTCACCCGCTGGCGTCCAACGACTTCTCGTCCTTCCTGCTGCAGGCGCAGGCCTCGGGTGCCAAGGTGATCGGCCTGGCCAATGCCGGCGCCGACACCCAGAACGCGATCAAGCAGGCGGCCGAATTCGGCATCGTGCAGGGCGGCCAGCGCCTGGCGGCGCTGCTGTTCACCCTGGCCGAAGTGCACGGCCTGGGCGCCGAGGCGGCGCAGGGCCTGACCCTGACCGAAAGCTTCTACTGGAACCGCACCGATGACAGCCGTGCGTTTGCCGAGCGCTTCTTCGAGCGCACCGGCGCCATGCCCAACATGGTGCATGCCGGCACCTACTCGGCGGTCGCCCAGTACCTGAAGTCGGTCGAGGCGGCAGGCACCGACGCCACCGAGGCGGTTTCCGCCAAGCTGCACGAGCTGCCGGTCAGCGACCTCTTTGCCGAGAACGGCACCGTGGCGCCGAACGGCCGCATGATCAAGGACGTGTACCTGATGGAAGTGAAGGCGCCGGACCAGATCACCACGCCCTGGGACTATTACAACGTCCTCGCGACCATTCCCGGCGACGTGGCCTACATCAACCCGGCCGAGAGCGGCTGCCCGCTCGTGACGCAGTAA
- a CDS encoding LysR family transcriptional regulator has translation MAHLTWDDLQFFLAVAREGQLSRAARQLQTSHVTVSRRIDRLESALKLRLFERNPRGYELTSTGRRLVETAERMENEADRLLVDLTGDIGAQRGVLRVAVPEGFASFFSKNLLPEFQTRFPNIALELITLPQIMSLSRREADLSVTLDPTKATPYHSEKIVDYALHIYGARSYLERNAPITRREDLLEHPFAGYIEEMIFARGLDYLGEVHPKIRPVFKSSSIFNQLAATRAGLYLCVLPHYVARHYTDLVPVLHDEVTILRNYWLTCHRDVRPIPRERAVMEFIKSAMRARRGELLPEGH, from the coding sequence ATGGCCCATCTCACCTGGGACGATCTGCAATTCTTCCTGGCGGTCGCCCGCGAGGGCCAGCTTTCGCGCGCCGCGCGCCAGCTTCAGACCAGCCATGTCACGGTTTCGCGCCGGATCGACCGTCTCGAATCCGCACTCAAGCTGCGCCTGTTCGAGCGTAATCCCCGCGGCTACGAACTGACCAGCACGGGCCGGCGCCTGGTCGAGACGGCCGAGCGGATGGAGAACGAGGCCGACCGCCTGCTGGTGGACCTGACCGGCGACATCGGCGCCCAGCGCGGCGTCCTGCGGGTCGCCGTGCCCGAGGGCTTTGCCAGCTTCTTCAGCAAGAACCTGCTGCCGGAATTCCAGACCCGGTTTCCCAACATCGCGCTGGAACTCATCACCCTGCCGCAGATCATGTCGCTGTCCCGGCGCGAGGCCGACCTGTCGGTCACGCTCGACCCGACCAAGGCCACGCCCTACCACTCGGAAAAGATCGTGGACTACGCGTTGCACATCTATGGCGCGCGCAGCTATCTCGAACGCAACGCGCCCATCACCCGGCGCGAGGATCTGCTCGAACATCCCTTCGCCGGCTACATCGAGGAGATGATCTTCGCCCGCGGCCTGGACTACCTGGGCGAGGTGCACCCAAAGATACGCCCCGTGTTCAAGAGCTCGTCGATCTTCAACCAGCTCGCGGCGACACGGGCCGGGCTGTACCTGTGCGTGCTGCCCCATTACGTCGCGCGCCACTACACCGACCTGGTGCCGGTGCTGCACGACGAGGTGACGATCCTGCGCAACTACTGGCTGACCTGCCACCGGGACGTGCGCCCGATCCCGCGCGAACGCGCGGTGATGGAATTCATCAAGTCGGCGATGCGCGCACGACGCGGCGAACTGCTGCCCGAGGGGCACTGA
- a CDS encoding TRAP transporter substrate-binding protein: protein MERRKFLTGTAAAAAAAPLAAPRMARAQDSFAWRMTNSYGPGSPFYVEGPGSPTDIIAKIDAMSGGRLSIQHFAAGELIPAFEGFDAVQQGVIEMNASNSYFWSGTTFAAQYFTTVPFGMSFQGHMAWLYHGGGWDLWQEVYEPFGLVAFPMNNTGVQMTGWFREPIEDLSQFQGLRMRIPGLAGQVYATLGVDVRLLPGGEIFPALERGVIDAAEFVGPYQDRRLGLQNAASFYHTTGWHEPSTTGELLISRAAWDGLPADLQAIVRTACMAACLESMTWSEAVNGEALVDLVENQGVTAAVLPDAVVDTLREATLDTLETAANADPMVRKVHDSYMAFKAQHDRWAGISEAPWIKNVLQL from the coding sequence ATGGAACGCCGCAAGTTTCTCACCGGAACCGCCGCCGCCGCTGCCGCGGCCCCGCTGGCCGCACCGCGCATGGCCCGCGCGCAGGACAGCTTCGCCTGGCGCATGACCAACTCCTACGGCCCCGGCTCGCCCTTCTACGTCGAGGGGCCGGGCAGCCCGACCGACATCATCGCCAAGATCGACGCCATGTCGGGCGGAAGGCTGAGCATCCAGCATTTCGCCGCCGGTGAACTCATCCCCGCCTTCGAGGGCTTCGACGCGGTCCAGCAGGGCGTGATCGAGATGAACGCCTCGAACAGCTATTTCTGGTCCGGCACCACCTTCGCCGCACAGTATTTCACCACCGTGCCCTTCGGCATGAGCTTCCAGGGCCACATGGCCTGGCTCTACCACGGCGGCGGATGGGATCTGTGGCAGGAAGTCTACGAGCCCTTCGGACTGGTCGCCTTTCCGATGAACAACACCGGCGTCCAGATGACCGGCTGGTTCCGCGAACCGATCGAGGATCTGAGCCAGTTCCAGGGCCTGCGCATGCGCATTCCCGGCCTTGCCGGGCAGGTCTATGCCACGCTGGGCGTCGATGTGCGCCTACTGCCGGGCGGCGAGATATTCCCCGCGCTGGAACGGGGCGTGATCGACGCGGCCGAATTCGTCGGCCCCTACCAGGACCGCCGCCTGGGCCTGCAGAACGCGGCCAGTTTCTACCACACCACCGGCTGGCACGAGCCTTCGACCACCGGCGAGCTGCTGATCTCCAGGGCGGCCTGGGACGGGCTGCCCGCCGATCTTCAGGCGATCGTCCGCACCGCCTGCATGGCCGCCTGCCTTGAAAGCATGACCTGGTCCGAGGCCGTCAACGGCGAGGCGCTGGTCGACCTGGTCGAGAACCAGGGCGTGACCGCCGCCGTGCTGCCCGACGCCGTGGTCGACACCCTGCGCGAGGCGACGCTGGACACGCTGGAAACGGCCGCCAACGCCGATCCGATGGTGCGCAAGGTCCATGACAGCTACATGGCCTTCAAGGCGCAGCATGATCGCTGGGCCGGCATCTCGGAAGCGCCCTGGATCAAGAACGTCCTGCAGCTCTGA
- a CDS encoding TRAP transporter small permease subunit, producing the protein MQAISRFVHGVEAAVRLFGWIAAASCVALVFLVAGDVVVRYVFRAGAVWLQELHWHLISPIALFGMSYALYCGEQVRVDVFYERFPPWLCRIIEVAGGLLLLVIGLYATKLSLPWVEMAWVRGEASPNPGGLPWRWALKALIPLGFVLLALQGLAHALRHGLNLPRPDIR; encoded by the coding sequence ATGCAGGCGATTTCCCGCTTCGTGCACGGGGTCGAGGCGGCGGTCCGGCTTTTCGGCTGGATCGCCGCGGCGAGCTGCGTGGCTCTCGTCTTCCTCGTCGCGGGCGACGTGGTGGTGCGCTACGTCTTTCGCGCCGGGGCGGTCTGGCTTCAGGAACTGCACTGGCACCTGATCTCGCCCATCGCGCTGTTCGGGATGTCCTACGCGCTTTACTGCGGCGAACAGGTCCGGGTGGACGTCTTCTACGAACGCTTCCCGCCCTGGCTCTGCCGCATCATCGAGGTCGCGGGCGGGCTGCTTCTGCTGGTGATCGGCCTTTACGCCACGAAGCTTTCGCTGCCCTGGGTCGAAATGGCCTGGGTCCGCGGCGAGGCGTCCCCGAATCCGGGCGGCCTGCCCTGGCGCTGGGCGCTCAAGGCGCTGATCCCGCTGGGCTTCGTTCTTCTGGCCCTTCAGGGGCTGGCACATGCGCTGCGGCACGGGCTGAACCTGCCGCGCCCTGACATCCGCTAG
- a CDS encoding TRAP transporter large permease, with amino-acid sequence MSPNEMLAIGMIAVLFTLLLIGLPVAVAIAASAFVFGYAGFGPALFNLLPSRIYGVVTNYTFLAIPLFVFMGVMLEKSRLAEELIDVVGHLFGRIAGGMGVAIILVGVLLGAATGIVGATIVTLGLLTLPPLLRRGYPKFLATGMICASGTLGQIIPPSLVLILLAEILGESVGTMFAAAMVPGLALAGVYILAILAVAAWRPALMPPIPAEERAALPTRVLLRKVVVVLGPPVGLVFAVLGSIIGGIAAPTEAASMGALGALVFVALSGRLTRDLLWQVARSTLLISAMVFFILIMAQVFGLAFRGLGGEHLVERMFEWVPGGVNGALLFMMLLVFVLGFFLEWIEITYIALPLFLPFFANAGVDLVWLGVLICVNLQTSFLTPPFGWSLFFLKGVAPKEVTTLDIYKGAIPFIGLQFVALALVFLFPGLATWLPEAIGW; translated from the coding sequence ATGTCACCCAATGAAATGCTGGCGATCGGCATGATCGCCGTGCTGTTCACGCTGCTGCTGATCGGCCTGCCGGTGGCGGTGGCCATCGCCGCCTCGGCCTTCGTGTTCGGCTATGCGGGCTTCGGTCCGGCGCTGTTCAACCTGCTGCCCTCGCGCATCTATGGCGTGGTCACGAACTACACCTTCCTTGCCATCCCGCTTTTCGTCTTCATGGGCGTGATGCTGGAAAAATCCCGACTGGCCGAGGAACTCATCGACGTGGTGGGCCATCTCTTCGGGCGCATCGCGGGCGGCATGGGGGTCGCGATCATCCTGGTGGGCGTGCTGCTGGGGGCGGCCACCGGCATCGTCGGCGCCACCATCGTGACGCTGGGGCTGCTGACCCTGCCGCCGCTCTTGCGCCGGGGCTATCCGAAGTTCCTTGCAACCGGGATGATCTGCGCCAGCGGCACGCTGGGCCAGATCATCCCGCCCAGCCTGGTGCTGATCCTGCTGGCCGAGATCCTGGGCGAGTCCGTCGGCACCATGTTCGCCGCGGCCATGGTCCCGGGGCTGGCGCTTGCCGGTGTCTACATCCTCGCCATCCTTGCCGTCGCGGCCTGGCGCCCGGCGCTGATGCCGCCGATCCCGGCCGAGGAACGCGCGGCCCTGCCCACGCGCGTGCTGCTGCGCAAGGTGGTCGTCGTGCTGGGTCCGCCGGTGGGCCTGGTCTTTGCGGTGCTGGGATCGATCATCGGCGGCATCGCCGCCCCGACCGAGGCGGCGTCCATGGGCGCGCTTGGCGCGCTGGTGTTCGTCGCGCTGTCGGGCCGGCTGACCCGCGACCTGCTCTGGCAGGTGGCGCGCTCGACGCTGCTCATCTCGGCGATGGTGTTCTTCATCCTCATCATGGCGCAGGTCTTCGGCCTCGCCTTCCGCGGCCTTGGCGGCGAGCACCTGGTCGAGCGGATGTTCGAGTGGGTGCCGGGCGGCGTGAACGGCGCGCTTCTGTTCATGATGCTGCTGGTCTTCGTGCTGGGCTTCTTCCTGGAATGGATCGAGATCACCTACATCGCCCTGCCCCTGTTCCTGCCGTTCTTCGCGAATGCCGGGGTGGACCTGGTCTGGCTGGGCGTGCTGATCTGCGTGAACCTTCAGACCAGTTTCCTGACGCCGCCCTTCGGCTGGTCGCTGTTCTTCCTCAAGGGCGTCGCCCCGAAGGAGGTGACCACGCTTGACATCTACAAGGGGGCGATCCCTTTCATCGGGCTCCAGTTCGTGGCCCTCGCGCTGGTGTTCCTGTTCCCCGGGCTTGCCACCTGGCTGCCCGAAGCGATCGGATGGTAG
- a CDS encoding gamma-glutamyltransferase family protein has product MLTSALGYRGATSAPHRAAALAGRDILNAGGTAIEAMVAAAAAIAVAYPHMNGIGGDGFWLIHRPGQAPVGVSGCGRAAGLATPEWYAERGHEDAIPARGALAALTVPGTIDGWARALSLVPEARRLPLRDLLAPAIALARDGVAVTGNQSATTRDKLATLKGVPGFDEAFLVHGQPPAPGHLLRQEALARTLSRLAEAGLDDYYRGELAAVHADFLESQGSPLRLDDFHRFGAEIVTPLSVGTRAGQLSNMTPPTQGVASLMILALYDRLGVTEGEGFDHLHGLIEATKQAFLRRNAELGDPDHMATPAQDWLRDEALDPLAARIDRARALPWPHEPTPGDTIWMGAADANGCVVSFIQSVFWEFGSGLTCTDTGVFFQNRGAGFTLGDGPNRLRPHARPFHTLNPALAHLSDGRVLAYGTMGGEGQPQTQAAVFTRHVLYGQDLQAAVTAPRWLLGKTWGDATTTLKLEDRFDPALVAALRDAGHDVEMIAPFSDLAGHAGAVSLHPNGLIEAASDPRADGAALAF; this is encoded by the coding sequence ATGCTGACTTCGGCCCTTGGCTATCGCGGCGCGACAAGCGCGCCGCACCGCGCCGCAGCCCTTGCCGGGCGCGACATCCTGAACGCGGGCGGCACCGCGATCGAGGCGATGGTCGCCGCCGCCGCCGCCATCGCGGTCGCCTATCCGCACATGAACGGCATCGGGGGCGACGGCTTCTGGCTGATCCACCGCCCCGGTCAGGCGCCCGTGGGCGTTTCCGGCTGCGGCCGCGCGGCGGGGCTTGCCACGCCCGAATGGTATGCCGAACGCGGCCACGAGGACGCGATCCCGGCCCGCGGCGCGCTGGCGGCGCTGACCGTTCCCGGCACCATCGACGGCTGGGCCAGGGCGCTGAGCCTGGTGCCCGAGGCACGCCGCCTGCCGCTGCGCGACCTGCTGGCGCCGGCCATTGCGCTTGCCCGCGACGGCGTCGCCGTGACCGGCAACCAGTCGGCCACCACGCGCGACAAGCTTGCCACGCTGAAGGGCGTGCCGGGTTTCGACGAGGCGTTCCTCGTGCACGGCCAGCCACCCGCGCCCGGCCACCTGTTGCGGCAGGAGGCGCTGGCCCGGACGCTCTCGCGGCTCGCCGAAGCCGGTCTCGACGATTACTACCGGGGCGAGCTGGCCGCGGTCCATGCGGATTTCCTCGAGTCGCAGGGCAGCCCGCTCAGGCTGGACGATTTCCACCGCTTCGGGGCAGAGATCGTGACGCCGCTGAGCGTGGGAACCCGTGCGGGGCAGCTCTCCAACATGACCCCACCAACGCAGGGCGTCGCCTCGCTGATGATCCTCGCGCTCTATGACCGGCTGGGCGTGACCGAGGGCGAGGGCTTCGACCACCTGCACGGGCTGATCGAGGCGACCAAGCAGGCCTTTCTTCGCCGCAACGCGGAACTGGGCGACCCGGACCACATGGCGACCCCGGCGCAGGACTGGCTGCGCGATGAAGCGCTCGACCCGCTGGCCGCGCGGATCGACCGCGCCCGCGCCCTACCCTGGCCCCATGAGCCGACGCCGGGCGACACGATCTGGATGGGCGCGGCGGATGCGAACGGCTGCGTGGTCAGTTTCATCCAGTCGGTGTTCTGGGAGTTCGGCTCAGGGCTTACCTGCACGGATACCGGCGTCTTCTTCCAGAACCGCGGCGCGGGGTTCACGCTGGGGGACGGGCCGAACCGGCTGCGCCCCCATGCCCGCCCCTTCCACACGCTGAACCCGGCGCTGGCGCATCTGTCAGACGGGCGGGTGCTGGCCTATGGCACCATGGGCGGCGAGGGGCAGCCGCAGACCCAGGCGGCGGTGTTCACGCGCCATGTGCTCTACGGCCAGGATCTTCAGGCGGCGGTGACCGCGCCGCGCTGGCTTCTGGGCAAGACCTGGGGCGATGCCACGACCACGCTGAAACTGGAGGACCGCTTCGACCCGGCCCTGGTCGCGGCGCTGCGCGACGCCGGCCACGATGTCGAGATGATCGCCCCCTTCTCGGACCTTGCGGGCCATGCGGGGGCCGTCTCGCTGCACCCGAACGGGCTGATCGAGGCGGCAAGCGACCCGCGCGCCGACGGGGCGGCGCTGGCCTTCTGA
- a CDS encoding helix-turn-helix transcriptional regulator: protein MRIPQDAATLMTTAEVADYLRVKERTIYEMVSRQQIPFSRATGKLLFPRRLVDAWLEAQTELPATGIAPPPPIYAGSSDPLLEWALRQSGAGLAVLTHGSTHGLEELAAGRALLAGCHLPEGGGSYNLGPVRRHLPGPDIVVIHWARRTQGLLTAPGNPLAITGLADVAARGLRFAARTPGAGSQRLLDLLLAQEGLTAENLTTAPRIAESQADLAAMIEMGEADCGLGLRAAAGALGFLPLVADECFDLVLRRRDYFGPAVQALLAFARSDALRARAAHLGGYDITALGEVRFNA from the coding sequence ATGCGCATTCCGCAGGATGCCGCGACGCTGATGACAACCGCCGAGGTCGCCGATTACCTTCGGGTGAAGGAACGCACCATCTACGAGATGGTCTCGCGCCAGCAGATCCCCTTCAGCCGGGCGACCGGAAAGCTGCTGTTTCCGCGCCGGCTGGTGGATGCCTGGCTCGAGGCGCAGACCGAACTGCCCGCGACCGGGATCGCGCCCCCGCCGCCGATCTATGCCGGGTCCAGCGATCCGCTTCTGGAATGGGCGCTGCGCCAGTCTGGCGCGGGGCTGGCGGTGTTGACCCATGGCTCGACCCACGGGCTTGAGGAACTGGCCGCGGGCCGCGCGTTGCTTGCCGGCTGCCATCTGCCCGAGGGCGGGGGCAGCTACAATCTCGGGCCGGTGCGCCGCCACCTGCCGGGGCCGGATATCGTGGTGATCCACTGGGCGCGCCGCACCCAGGGGCTGCTGACCGCGCCCGGCAATCCGCTGGCGATCACGGGCCTTGCCGACGTGGCCGCGCGCGGCTTGCGCTTTGCCGCGCGCACGCCGGGGGCGGGGTCGCAGCGGCTGCTCGACCTGCTGCTGGCGCAGGAGGGGCTTACGGCAGAGAACCTGACCACCGCCCCGCGCATCGCCGAGAGCCAGGCCGACCTGGCCGCCATGATCGAGATGGGCGAGGCGGATTGCGGCCTTGGCCTGCGTGCCGCCGCGGGCGCGCTTGGCTTCCTGCCGCTGGTGGCGGACGAATGCTTCGACCTGGTCCTGCGCCGCCGGGACTATTTCGGCCCGGCGGTGCAGGCGCTGCTGGCCTTTGCCCGCAGCGACGCCTTGCGCGCCCGCGCAGCCCATCTGGGCGGCTACGACATCACCGCCCTCGGCGAGGTGCGGTTCAACGCCTGA
- a CDS encoding ABC transporter permease, producing MRQLDGPFGTAFELIASGDATLMGIIALSLRVTLTAVVLACLIGLPLGAALALGRFPGRGAVIVLFNALMGLPPVVAGLVVYLALSRSGPFGGLALLFTPTAMVIAQTILILPIVVALTRSVVEDLWTEYREQLRSLGASRLRAVPTLLWDGRVSLLTGVLAGFGRASAEVGAVLIVGGNIAGHTRTMTTAITLETSRGNLGLAVALGIILMALTLGLNTAAWGLGQWARGRLG from the coding sequence ATGCGCCAGTTGGACGGGCCCTTCGGCACGGCGTTCGAATTGATCGCTTCGGGCGATGCGACCCTGATGGGGATCATCGCGCTGTCGCTGCGCGTCACCCTGACCGCGGTCGTCCTGGCCTGCCTCATCGGCCTGCCGCTGGGCGCGGCGCTTGCGCTGGGGCGGTTTCCCGGGCGCGGGGCGGTGATCGTCCTTTTCAACGCGCTGATGGGCCTGCCGCCGGTTGTGGCGGGGCTGGTGGTCTACCTGGCGCTGTCGCGCTCGGGGCCGTTCGGCGGCCTGGCGCTGCTGTTCACGCCCACCGCCATGGTGATCGCCCAGACCATCCTGATCCTGCCCATCGTCGTTGCCCTGACCCGTTCGGTCGTGGAGGACCTGTGGACCGAGTACCGCGAGCAGCTTCGCTCGCTGGGCGCGTCGCGGCTGCGGGCGGTGCCGACGCTCTTGTGGGACGGGCGGGTGAGCCTGCTGACCGGGGTGCTGGCGGGCTTCGGGCGGGCCAGTGCCGAGGTGGGGGCGGTGCTGATCGTGGGGGGCAACATCGCGGGGCATACCCGGACCATGACCACCGCGATCACGCTGGAGACGAGCCGCGGGAATCTTGGTCTGGCGGTGGCGCTGGGGATCATCCTGATGGCGCTGACGCTGGGGTTGAACACGGCCGCCTGGGGCCTGGGACAATGGGCGCGGGGGCGGCTGGGATGA
- a CDS encoding ATP-binding cassette domain-containing protein yields MALSDISLTVRPGRTLVVMGPNGAGKSMFLRLCHGLIAPTTGRILWASGEARPQAQAMVLQRPVMLRRSVAANLDYPLVLAGLPRAERAARVAAALERFGLGEMADRPARLLSGGEQQRLALARAWTMRPEVLFLDEPSSSLDPSATRRIEEMIESFAADGITIVMSTHDLGQARRLARDVAFLHRGRLLESTPADAFFARPESAEARAFLAGDLIW; encoded by the coding sequence ATGGCACTTTCGGACATCTCGCTGACCGTCAGACCCGGCCGCACGCTGGTCGTGATGGGCCCGAACGGGGCTGGGAAAAGCATGTTCCTGCGGCTTTGCCACGGGCTGATCGCGCCGACCACGGGCCGCATCCTGTGGGCCAGCGGCGAGGCGCGACCGCAGGCGCAGGCGATGGTGCTGCAACGCCCCGTCATGCTGCGCCGGAGCGTGGCGGCGAACCTGGACTATCCGCTGGTGCTGGCGGGGCTGCCGCGCGCCGAACGCGCGGCGCGGGTCGCGGCGGCGCTGGAGCGGTTCGGGCTGGGCGAGATGGCCGACCGGCCCGCGCGGCTGCTGTCGGGGGGCGAGCAGCAGCGGCTGGCGCTGGCGCGGGCCTGGACGATGCGCCCGGAGGTGCTGTTCCTGGACGAGCCGTCCTCGTCGCTGGACCCGTCGGCCACGCGGCGCATCGAGGAGATGATCGAAAGCTTCGCCGCCGACGGCATCACCATCGTCATGAGCACGCATGACCTGGGCCAGGCCCGCAGGCTGGCCCGGGACGTGGCGTTCCTGCATCGCGGGCGGCTGCTGGAAAGCACCCCGGCCGATGCCTTTTTCGCGCGCCCCGAAAGCGCCGAGGCCCGCGCCTTTCTTGCGGGCGACCTGATCTGGTGA